A genomic stretch from Juglans microcarpa x Juglans regia isolate MS1-56 chromosome 3S, Jm3101_v1.0, whole genome shotgun sequence includes:
- the LOC121257870 gene encoding serine carboxypeptidase-like 50, with protein MESTAYHSLNLLLLLLLISLPVFHCIPASSSPTSVPSFPNEALPTKSGYLPVNASTGSAIFYAFYEVQKPFSPPSKTPLLIWLQGGPGCSSMIGNFFELGPWRVNFQKANNDPLALEPNSGSWNRHFGLLFLDNPIGTGFSIASTPAEIPRDQFSVAKHLFAAITSFIRLDPVFKSRPIYITGESYAGKYVPAIGYYILKKNAELPASERVSLAGVAIGNGLTDPLTQVATHAVNAYFSGLIDERQKKELEKTQWEAVRLTKSKNWTEATNARIRVLSLLGDMTGLATLYDFTRKVPYKTELVSELLQNEELKKALGVNKAVVFEECSDVVGDALYEDVMKSTKYMVEFLVKKSKVLLYQGHFDLRDGVVSTEAWMKTMKWEGIEEFLMTERKVWKVSGVVSGYVKKWKSLTHVVVLGAGHLVPNDQALNSQAMIEDWVLEKGLFGNQEGEGSLSNIRG; from the coding sequence ATGGAGTCAACGGCTTATCACTCCCTaaatctcctcctcctcctccttctcatCTCGCTCCCTGTTTTCCACTGCATCCCTGCTTCATCATCGCCAACTTCAGTACCTTCATTTCCCAACGAAGCCCTCCCCACCAAATCAGGCTACCTCCCCGTAAATGCCTCCACTGGATCCGCCATTTTCTATGCTTTCTATGAGGTCCAGAAACCATTTTCCCCGCCCTCCAAAACACCACTTCTTATTTGGCTCCAGGGTGGCCCTGGCTGCTCCTCCATGATCGGCAACTTCTTTGAGCTCGGCCCCTGGCGTGTAAACTTTCAAAAGGCCAACAACGACCCCCTTGCTCTCGAACCGAATTCAGGTTCTTGGAACCGTCATTTCGGCCTTCTTTTCCTCGATAATCCAATTGGAACTGGGTTTAGTATTGCCTCTACACCCGCAGAAATCCCAAGAGATCAATTCTCCGTTGCCAAGCATCTTTTTGCTGCGATCACTTCGTTTATTCGACTAGACCCGGTGTTTAAGTCTCGTCCGATATATATTACGGGTGAGAGCTATGCAGGAAAGTATGTTCCAGCAATTGGTTACTACATTCTCAAGAAGAATGCGGAGTTGCCGGCGTCTGAGCGGGTGAGTTTAGCTGGTGTTGCTATTGGAAATGGGTTGACCGACCCGTTGACCCAAGTGGCTACTCATGCTGTGAATGCTTACTTTTCCGGTTTGATCGATGAGAGGCAGAAGAAAGAGTTGGAGAAAACGCAATGGGAGGCAGTCAGGCTGACAAAATCAAAGAATTGGACTGAGGCCACGAATGCCAGGATTAGGGTCTTGAGTTTATTGGGTGACATGACAGGATTGGCCACTTTATACGATTTTACAAGGAAAGTTCCTTACAAAACTGAACTGGTCTCGGAGTTGTTACAAAATGAGGAGCTAAAGAAAGCCTTGGGAGTGAACAAAGCAGTAGTTTTTGAGGAATGCAGCGATGTTGTGGGGGATGCATTGTACGAGGATGTAATGAAAAGCACGAAATACATGGTGGAGTTTCTAGTGAAGAAGAGCAAGGTTTTGTTGTATCAAGGGCATTTTGATTTGAGGGATGGTGTAGTTTCAACAGAGGCTTGGATGAAGACGATGAAATGGGAAGGAATTGAGGAGTTTTTGATGACAGAGAGGAAGGTTTGGAAGGTGAGTGGAGTAGTTTCTGGGTATGTGAAAAAATGGAAGAGTTTGACTCATGTTGTAGTGTTGGGTGCTGGGCATCTTGTGCCTAATGATCAGGCATTGAATTCCCAGGCAATGATAGAGGACTGGGTCTTGGAGAAGGGATTATTTGGGAATCAAGAAGGGGAGGGTTCTTTATCAAATATCAGGGGTTGA